From the Saccharomonospora marina XMU15 genome, the window CCAACTGCTCGCCGGTGTCGGAGACACGGACGAGGACCCGATTCCCGTCGCAATCGAAACACCACGGGGCCTGTTGGTCGCTGCGCTACGCGCGACGGGTCGGCCCGTTTTCGCGATCAACCCGATGGCCGTGGCTCGCTACCGCGAACGCTACACCGTCGCTCGCGCCAAGTCCGACCACGCTGACGCCATGACCTTGGCGAACATCCTGCGCGTCGATGCACACCTGCACCGCCGTCTTCCGGCCGACAGTGAGCTCGCCCAGGCCGTCGCGGTGCTCGCTCGCGCACAGCAAGACGCGGTCTGGCGGCGCATCAGGGCCGGCAACGAACTGCGATCGTTGCTGCGCGAGTACTACCCCGCGATGCTTGACGCCTTCGCAGCCAAGTCCGCTACCAACCTCGCCAAGCCCGAGGCGCGAGCGGTGCTTGCCATCGCCCCGACGCCGGCTCAGGCCATGAAGGTAACCAAGGCACGAGTGGCAGCGGCATTGCGTCGGGCGGGCCGTCGCCGGGGCGTCGAGCAGCTCGCCGCCACGATCGTCGACAAGCTGCGGAAGCCTGGCCTGCGGCAACCGGCTCTGGTGGAGAAGGCGATGGGGCGCCAGGCATTGGTCTTGCTCGCGATGCTCGATACCGCCTGCACCGGCGCCAACGACCTGGAGCAGGCCTCGGCCGAAGAGTTCCGCAAACACCCGGACCACGCCATCATCACAAGCTTCCCTGGTCTGGCCGATCTCACCGGAGCCCGCATTCTCGCCGAACTCGGCGATGACCGCACCCGATTCGGCGACGCCCGTGCGTTGAAGGCCTACGCCGGATCCGCTCCGGTCACCCGGGCGTCCGGCAAGGCCATTGCGATTACGCACAGACGCGTCAAGAACGACCGACTCGCTGCGGTCGGCTGGGTTTGGGGCACCACCCTCGTCGTTCTCCCGGGACCTGCGCAACAGCACTACCGACGCCGACGGGACCACGGCGACGCACACGCACCCGCGGTCCGTCACCTGTTCAATAAGATACTGGGCCAGCTCTACCACTGCCTACAGACCGACCAGACCTACGACCCAATCAAGGCCTTCGGGCATCCAGACAGCGCACCGCGTGAACCCATAGCCACTTGACAAATAGCCAAATCGGAGGTCTGTGGTTTCCCGCGCCGCGGATCCCGGTCGGGCCGGGCCAGCAGCGGATGCTGCCGGTGCTGGTGATGACGCTGGCGTTTTCCCGGTTCATGGCCGCGACGATGATCCCGTCCCGGCAGGCCGGCGACATCCTCTCGGGGATGTGGGCGCTGATCTGCGGGATCGGCCGGGTGACCAAGACGCTGTTGTGGGACCGGGAGTCCGCGATCGGTGGTGGCGGGCGGGTCAGCACACCGGCAGCGGCGTTCGCCGGCACGCTGGCCACCCAGATCCGGTTGGCGCCGCCGCGTGATCCGGAGTTCAAGGGCATGGTGGAGCGCCACAACGGATTCCTGGAGACCTCGTTCCTGCCCGGCCGGACGTTCGGCTCGCCAGCGGACTTCAACGAGCAGCTCACCGAGTGGCTGGCCCGGGCCAACACCCGCACCGTGCGCTCGATCCAGGGACGCCCGGTGGATCTGCTGGAGGTGGACTACCAAGCGATGCTGCCGCTGCCACCGGTCGCCCCACCGATCGGCCTGACCCATCGAGTGCGGCTGCCGCGTGACTACCACGTGCGTGTCGACACCGTTGACTACTCCGTCGATCCGCGGTGCATCGGCCGGTTCGTGGACGTGACCGCCTCCCTGCGGGAAGTGACGGTGGTCTGTGACGGGCAGGTCGTGGCCCGCCACGAGCGGTCCTGGGCCAAACACGGCGTGGTCACCGACCCGGGCCACGCCGCCACCGCGCAGCAGATGCGCCAGGCACTGGCCGAGGATCGGCAACGACGTCAGGCAGCTACCCGCCACCATGCCGACGGCCACGCCGTCATGCTGCGGGCCCTGCCGGACTACGACGCCCTGTTCGGCGTCGACTTCAACCCGTCCGCACCAGTGACGAAAGCGAGGAACGAGTGACCACAACCACCACGGCGGCACCCGTCGCCGGGCCGAAGGACGGCCTGCCCTCGATGATCGCCTACCTCACCCGGGTGCTGAAGACACCCACCATCGGCGCGTTCTGGGAAGAACTGGCCGCCCAGGCCCGCGACGAGAACTGGTCGCACGAGGAGTACCTCGCCGCGCTCCTGCAGCGCCAGGTCGCCGACCGGGAGTCCAAAGGCACCATCATGCGCATCCGCACCGCGCACTTCCCGCAGGTCAAAACCCTGGAGGACTTCAACCTCGACCACCTGCCGTCGCTGCGCCGCGACGTGCTCGCGCACCTGGCCACCACCACCTTCGTCGCCAAGGCCGAGAACGTCATCCTGCTGGGCCCGCCCGGCATCGGCAAGACACACCTGGCCATCGGACTGGGCGTCAAGGCCTGCCACGCCGGCTACTCGGTGCTGTTCGACACCGCCAGCAACTGGATCGCCAGGCTGTCCGCCGCCCACCACGCCGGCCAACTGGAGGCCGAGCTGAAGAAGATCCGTCGCTACAAACTGATCATCGTCGACGAGGTCGGCTACATCCCCTTCGACCAGGACGCAGCCAACCTGTTCTTCCAGCTCGTCGCCTCCCGCTACGAACAAGGCTCGATCATGGTTACCTCAAACCTGCCCTTCGGACGCTGGGGCGAAACGTTCTCCGACGACGTCGTCGCCGCCGCCATGATCGACCGGCTCGTCCACCACGCCGAGGTCCTCACCCTCACCGGCGACTCCTACCGCACACGGCAACGCCGCGAACTACTCGCCAAAGACAACCGCGCCAAACACGACTAACCCCAAGGGGGTCAACTTTCCCGGAACCGCACGGGGTCAGTTTTCTGCGTCCGTTGACAGGAACGTCCGAGTCTTTCGCCGTCGACCGCGATCGCCTCGATGGCAGGCGTGCAGCCCCCCTTTTTCGGGCTCCCGCAGCATGCTGGTGAGCCCGGACCACCGAGGAATCGACACTGATGACCCACTCCACGTCCCCGACAGCGTCGTCTTTGACGATCACCTCATCCAGAATCCGCTGCCAGGTACCGTCCTTGGTCCACAACCGCAGCCGCTCACGGGCGGTCTTCCACGGCCCATACCGTTCGGGCAGATCACGCCAGGGCGCGCCGGTCCGAAGCTTTCGCAGAATCGCATTGATCACCTGCCGGTGATCCCGCCACCGCCGCCCCGGCCCCGACACCGCCGGCAGCAACGGCTCAATCCGCGCCCAGGCCCGATCCGTCAACTCACCCCGACCAACCACGAACAAGATCAAACCCCATCCGCAGCTAGATCATTTACAGGACACGCCCTAGTACTGCAACGGCACTTGCCTGATCCGTAGTGGATCATGGTGCCCGTGGTTGTCGATCTTGTGGTGGCGGAGCTTGAGCGTGTGCATGAGCGGATCACGGGACGGTTCGCGCGGTCGGAGCCGCGGGCTAGGGTCCGGGAGTATGTCCCGGGCCTGGTCGCGGGGCTGGAACGCAAGAATGGGTGGACGCTGGCCGAACATGCCGGTGAGGTGTCGCCGGACGGTATGCAACGGTTGCTGCGTCGTGCGGACTGGGACGTCGACGGTGTCCGTGACGATGTTCGTGACTACGTCATCGAGCACTTGGGCGATCGACAGGGTGTGCTGATCAAGGACGAGACGGGGTTTCTGAAGAAGGGCACTCGCTCGGCCGGGGTGCAGCGGCAGTACTCGGGCACGGCTGGGCGCATAGAGAACTGTCAGATCGGCACGTTTCTGGCGTATGCCTCGGATCGTGGGCATGCGCTGATCGACCGGGAGCTGTACCTGCCCACCTCGTGGACCGAGGACCGGGAACGCTGCCGAGCCGCCGGTATCCCCGACGAGGTCGGCTTCGCGACCAAGCCGCGGCAGTTGATGGCCATGCTGGCCCGCGCTTTCGACGCTGGGTGTGCCGTTTTCCTGGGTCACCGCGGACGAAGCCTACGGACAGGCCAAGTACCTGCGGGTCTGGCTGGAAGACCACGACGCCTGGCACGTGCTGGCGCTGCGCTGCAGCGACACCCTCATCACCACCGACGGCGGCGAGCAGCGTGCGGATGAGTTGATCGCCTCGCTGCCGGCGCAGGCTTGGCGCCGGTTGTCGGTGGGCACCGGGGCGCACGGTCCCCGCGACTACGACTGGGCACAGATCCCGATCCGCATCGACTGGCGACCGGCCGGGGTCACTGGCTGCTGGCACGCCGCTCGATCAGCGATCCCAACGAGATCGCCTACTAATGCTACGGCTCCCGCCGAGCCACCATGGTGGACCTGGCCTGGGTCGCCGGAAGCCGCTGGCGGATCGAAGAATGCTTCCAACAAGCCAAAAACGAAGCCGGACTTGATCACTACCAGGCTCGGAGCTGGCGGGCTTGGTATGCCCACATCACCCTGTCCATGCTCGCTCTGGCCTGGCTCGCAGCAACCAAAGCTCTTGCGATAAAAGGGGAATCGGCGTCGGCGCCGAAGACATGATCGCCTACACCCTACCCGAGATCCGCCGCCTACTGATCAAACTGGTCCTGCTACCCCTACACACCGCCGAACATGTCTGGCGCTGGTCACGCTGGCGCCGACAACGCCAACACCAAGCCCGCACCAGCCACTACCGCCGACGCGGCCACCCGCTAATAAGTGCCGTTGCAGTACTAGTCGATCAAATGGTGCCGACGGAACATGCGATCGGCTGGCAGACCTGGGCGGAGCTGGACGCGGCCCTGTCGGAGGTCAGTGAGGACAGCACGATCCGCGCACTGGTGCTCACCGGAGCCACAGGCTGTTTCTCGGCGGGCGGGGACGTGAAACCTCCCCGTCCCGAGGCGAAGGCATCGGCGCCCCATCCGCCAGGTTGTCTGTCGGGGACCGCACCCTCACCAGGCTGGCGCGCCTGTCGATGCCCACGATCGCCGCGGTGGAGGGCTTCGCGGTCGGCGTCGCCTGGAGCCTGGTGCGCTGCTGTGACGTCGTCGTCACCGCCGAAGACGCCTTCTCCGCGGCCCCGTTCCCCCAACGCGGGATGGCGCCCGACGGCGGGTTGGCCTGGTTTCTCACCCGCAGTCTGGGCCCAACCCGCGCGGCTGAACTACTGATGCCCGGTGAACGGTTCCCGGCTCCTACCGCGGCCGCGGCCGGACTGGTCAACCGCGTGGTGCTTATGGAGAAGAATGGGTAAGCGCGGCGTACTGGACGGGGTCCGAGTGTTCGACGCGCATCCCAACTGCTGCCGGGACCGTGGGCGGCGCAGGTGCTCGGCGACCTCGGTGCCGAGGTGACCAAGGTGGAGCCGCCGGGCAGGGACGGCGGCCGGCTGATCCGCGGTGAGCTATTCGCCGCGGCAAACCGCAACAAACACGGCGTGGTCATCGACCTCAAGACCCTGGCAGGCCAGGCCGAGTTCCTCGACTTGGCGCGGGAGCACGACGTGCTCGTCGAGGGCTTCCGACCGGGCGTGATGAACGAGCTCGGCGTCGGCACGAACGCGTCGCCGAGATCATCCCGGCATCGTGTACCGCTCCATCTCCGGCTACGGCAGCCGCGGCGAGCAACTGCCCGGCCACGACATCAACTACCTCGCTGCATCCGGCACACTGTCGTTCAGCGGGCGCTGGGGCCAGGAACCACGCCGAGGCGTGCCGATGGCCGACCTCGGCTCGTCGTGCTTCGCCTCATCGCGATCTTGTCGGCCCTGTACGAACGGGCCCCATACCAGCCTAGGCTGCCACCTCGACGTGAGCATGACCGACGTGATGACCGCGTGGGCCGCCGCGCGCGGCGGCCCACCGCTGGAGCGCGGCGCGGACGACCGGCGCCACCTCTACCCCACCAACGATGTCTCCGCGACCGCCGACGGGGCGCTGGCTCGCCCTCGGCGCCGTCGACGAGCGGTTCTGGGCGCCGACCCGCGCGGTGCTCGCGACCATCGAGCCTGCGTTCGCCGACACGCGGTTCCCAGGCCTGGGGAACCAGCTGCGACATGGCGACGAGCTACACGCGCTGCTGCACCGCACATTCGCCACCCGCGACCGGACACCCGGCTCGTGCTGTTCGCCGGAACCGACGCACCGGTCAGCTTGGTCCACGTGCTCGCCGAGGTGGCCGAGAACAGCGACCTGGGTGCGGGCGTTGGACGGAGAACGGCACGTCGTGTTCCCGGTACGACGCGACGGTGAAGCCATGGGACAGCTGCGGAACTCCGCGCCGACGTGGAAGGGAGTCTGATGTGGATTCCGCGCTGCCAGGAACCAGGAACGGATTAGCGAAGGCATCCGGTACGTCGCGAACTGGTTCGATGACTATTGGTCCGCTCGGGACCGGCTCGACGGATCAACCACCACGCGACCACACCGCGCACCACGTCGAGCGCCACTCCTGGCAGATCGCGGTGCAGCCAGCAAGCGGTGGCTGTGCCCCCGTTCCCGCTGAAGGAGCTGTCGCGTGTCATACTTCAGGTCGGGTTACGTGTCGCAGTTGTGGGGGGACACCTGGGCGGTCCAGGGTCGTGCGCCGCGCCTCCGTATGTCGGCGCGGCGCATCCGGGCAATGCGGTCGAGCGAGCGTAACTCGGCTCTCTGCTTGGGTTGACACTACTGGATATCAATCTTCGGTGCTACTTCGCACCGCTGTCGGGGTCGCATGGTCGACATCAGTAACATGCCGACAGGCGACAGGTAGCTCACACCCCATCGTTGGTGAGCTCCGCCAGCCGCAGCCGGAACCATCGACGCTGCTCCTGATGACGAACGAAGCTATTCGTATACTTCGTTCACCGCCAGCCTGCCATCCGAGTGGATACGGCGTAGAGCCTTCTTGTCGAACTTGCCGACGCTCGTGCGCGGGACTTGGTCTACGAATGCCCACTGTTCCGGGAGCCACCACTTCGGAACCTTGTCGGTCAACCACGCCCGCAGCTGCCCGGCAGTCGTCTCAGTGCCGTCGCGAAGCACCACGGCGGCAAGGGGTCGCTCCTGCCACTTGGGGTCGGATACGGCAATGACCGCTGCCTCGACGACGTCGGGATGGCCCATAAGCAGATTTTCCAGCTCAACCGAGGAGATCCACTCGCCACCGGACTTGATGACATCCTTGGCCCGGTCGGTTAGCGTGAGGAACCCGTCCGGGCTGATGTTCCCGACATCGCCGGTTCGCAGCCAGCCGTCGTGGAACCTGTCCTCGGCTTCGACACGATAGTACGACCCGGTAACCCACGGACCACGCACCTCCAACTCGCCGACCGCCTTGCCGTCGCGCGGGAGCACCCTGTCGTCGTCGTCCACCAGCCTGAGTTCGACGCCGCAAACTGGCCGTCCTTGAGTGGCCCGGTACCGCATTCGGTCTTCTCCTCCGGCGGCGGCCGGGGGCGTCGCGATGGCGCCAAGCGGCGAAGTCTCGGTCATGCCCCAGGCCTGCACGATCGTGACGCCGAACCTCCGCTCGAACGACTCCATCAACGCTCTCGGCACCGCCGAACCACCGCAGGCGACCAGGCGCAACGAGGAGAGGTCAATGTCCGGGTTTCGATCGACATAGTGCAAAAGATCATTCCAAATGGTGGGGACGGCGCCAGCAAGCGTCGGGCGCTGCGCCTGGATGATGTCCGCCAGAGGTTCTGCCTGCAGGAATCGGTCAGGCAGGAGCAGGTCCGCGCCAGCCATCAACGCCGCGTAGGGCAAGCCCCATGCGTTGGCGTGGAACATGGGAACCACCGGAAGCACTCGATCAGGTTCCGCGATGCCGAATGCGTTCCCGGAACACGCGGCCATCGAGTGCAGGTACATCGACCGGTGGCTGTACACGACGCCTTTGGGATCGCCGGTCGTGCCACTCGTGTAGCACATCGCCGCCGCCGCATTCTCGTCACCGTCCAGCCAGGGAAACTCGGACGACTCGCCAGCCAATACATCCTCGTAACGCAGCACGTCCTTGCCGCATCCCTCCAAGGAGGTGATGTCACCTTCTCCGGTCACGAGCACGAACTGCACGGTGTCGAGGCTGGGGAGAACCTTGGCCAGCAGTGGGATGAGCGACGAGTCAACGATGACCGCCCGGTCTTCGGCGTGTGTTGCGATGAACCGAATCTGTTCGGGCGACAGCCGGATGTTGAGGGTGTGTAGCACGGCGCCCATTGATGGGATCGCCGCATAGGCCTCCAGGTGCTCCTGGTTGTTCCATTGGAACGTCGCGACCCGGTCGTCGTCGGCGACACCGAGGCGACGCAACGCGTTCGCGAGCTTGCCACACCGCTCGCCCAGTTCGCGGTAGGAAACCCGCCTGACGCCGTCACCGGTAGCCGTGAGGACTTCACGATCGCTGTGGTTCTGCACCACGTGCCGCAGGATCGAGGACACCGTCAGCGGTGTTGTCTGCATGGTGCTGAGCATGGTGACCTCCGTTATGCCGCAAGCAGGTCCTGTCGACCGTCCGCTTCCAGCATCTCACGATATGTCGGGAACAGTGACTTCGCGGCGGGCACAAGTTTCAGGACCTTCGAAGTCGGTCCCTTAGCGCGGACCTTGCCCTTCGCCAGCGCGGTCGCGAGGTTGAGTTCGCCGAGCCAGAACCGGTTTCCGTCGTCGGCGGTCATGAACAGTTCCACTACTGGTTTCAGATCGCTGGCGCCCGCGTACACTTTGCCGTTCGGCATGTCGACCGTGACGACCGCGTCGGGGTCGGTGTACGTGATTTGCAGGATCACGCCCGAGCCGGAAAGTTTCGGGCCGATCTGGGGATCGGCGAGCCCTTTCTCGAAGACCCCGCCGATGTACTTGTGAACTTCCGCCTCGTCCTTGAACACGCCCATTGCTGGTTTTCCTTTCTTGTGGGTCTCTGTCTTCGCTCTTGGGATCAGTCGAGGTTCACCCACACAGACTTCGTCTGTGTGTATCCGAGCAGCGCCTCTTCGCCGAGATCGCGTCCGTAGCCGGAGGCCTTGAAACCGCCAAACGGCGCGGCGGGGTCGATCATGTTGTACATATTGATCCATACCGTGCCCGCGTCCAACCTCGCGGCGATGCGGTGGGCCCGCTTCACGTCGTTGGTCCACACGCCCGCGGCTAGCCCATAGGCGCTGGCGTTGGCGCGCCGGACCGCCTCGTTCTCATCGTCAAACGACAGCACCGACAACACCGGCCCGAAGATCTCGTCGGCCGCGATGGTCATGTCGTCGCGGACCTCGGTGAACACGGTCGGGTTCAGGAAATTGCCGTCGGCCAGTTCACCGTTGGGGCGGTCTCCACCGCACACCAGCGTCGCGCCTTGCCGCAGCCCCGACTCGACATACCCCTCCACGCACGCCAGCTGCTTCGGCGAGATAAGCGGACCCATCTCGGTGTCGTCGGCCAGCCCGTGACCAAGCTGAATCGTTTTCGCCGCAGCAGCAAGCTCTTCGACCAACTCGTCATGAACGTCGCGATGCACGAACAGCCGTGATCCGGCGCAACACACCTGCCCTTGGTTCATGAAAATCCCGGTAAGCGCGCCCTGAGCGGCAGCGGCCAGATCGGCGTCCGAAAAGACGATATTCGCCGACTTCCCGCCCAGTTCGAGCGTCAACTTCTTCAGATGTGGCGCGCTCGCGGTGACGATGCGCCTGCCGGTGTCCGTCGAACCGGTGAACGAGATCTTGGCGACGCTGGGGTGATCGATCAGTGCCTGTCCGGCCTCCGGCCCGTAGCCGGTGACCAGGTTCATCGCGCCGGGGGGCAGCCCTGCCTCAAGCGCTAGCTCTACCATACGCAGGGCGCTCAACGAGGTGAACTCGGACGGCTTGAGGACGACGGTGTTCCCAGCCGCCAGCGCCGGTGCCACCTTCCAGGATGC encodes:
- a CDS encoding IS110 family RNA-guided transposase, which codes for MWRDGLNRYCGIDWAEGHHDIAVIDNEGTLLCKKRIGDDPGGLTELIQLLAGVGDTDEDPIPVAIETPRGLLVAALRATGRPVFAINPMAVARYRERYTVARAKSDHADAMTLANILRVDAHLHRRLPADSELAQAVAVLARAQQDAVWRRIRAGNELRSLLREYYPAMLDAFAAKSATNLAKPEARAVLAIAPTPAQAMKVTKARVAAALRRAGRRRGVEQLAATIVDKLRKPGLRQPALVEKAMGRQALVLLAMLDTACTGANDLEQASAEEFRKHPDHAIITSFPGLADLTGARILAELGDDRTRFGDARALKAYAGSAPVTRASGKAIAITHRRVKNDRLAAVGWVWGTTLVVLPGPAQQHYRRRRDHGDAHAPAVRHLFNKILGQLYHCLQTDQTYDPIKAFGHPDSAPREPIAT
- the istB gene encoding IS21-like element helper ATPase IstB gives rise to the protein MTTTTTAAPVAGPKDGLPSMIAYLTRVLKTPTIGAFWEELAAQARDENWSHEEYLAALLQRQVADRESKGTIMRIRTAHFPQVKTLEDFNLDHLPSLRRDVLAHLATTTFVAKAENVILLGPPGIGKTHLAIGLGVKACHAGYSVLFDTASNWIARLSAAHHAGQLEAELKKIRRYKLIIVDEVGYIPFDQDAANLFFQLVASRYEQGSIMVTSNLPFGRWGETFSDDVVAAAMIDRLVHHAEVLTLTGDSYRTRQRRELLAKDNRAKHD
- a CDS encoding enoyl-CoA hydratase/isomerase family protein, which gives rise to MSVGDRTLTRLARLSMPTIAAVEGFAVGVAWSLVRCCDVVVTAEDAFSAAPFPQRGMAPDGGLAWFLTRSLGPTRAAELLMPGERFPAPTAAAAGLVNRVVLMEKNG
- a CDS encoding long-chain fatty acid--CoA ligase gives rise to the protein MLSTMQTTPLTVSSILRHVVQNHSDREVLTATGDGVRRVSYRELGERCGKLANALRRLGVADDDRVATFQWNNQEHLEAYAAIPSMGAVLHTLNIRLSPEQIRFIATHAEDRAVIVDSSLIPLLAKVLPSLDTVQFVLVTGEGDITSLEGCGKDVLRYEDVLAGESSEFPWLDGDENAAAAMCYTSGTTGDPKGVVYSHRSMYLHSMAACSGNAFGIAEPDRVLPVVPMFHANAWGLPYAALMAGADLLLPDRFLQAEPLADIIQAQRPTLAGAVPTIWNDLLHYVDRNPDIDLSSLRLVACGGSAVPRALMESFERRFGVTIVQAWGMTETSPLGAIATPPAAAGGEDRMRYRATQGRPVCGVELRLVDDDDRVLPRDGKAVGELEVRGPWVTGSYYRVEAEDRFHDGWLRTGDVGNISPDGFLTLTDRAKDVIKSGGEWISSVELENLLMGHPDVVEAAVIAVSDPKWQERPLAAVVLRDGTETTAGQLRAWLTDKVPKWWLPEQWAFVDQVPRTSVGKFDKKALRRIHSDGRLAVNEVYE
- a CDS encoding SCP2 sterol-binding domain-containing protein, which translates into the protein MGVFKDEAEVHKYIGGVFEKGLADPQIGPKLSGSGVILQITYTDPDAVVTVDMPNGKVYAGASDLKPVVELFMTADDGNRFWLGELNLATALAKGKVRAKGPTSKVLKLVPAAKSLFPTYREMLEADGRQDLLAA
- a CDS encoding aldehyde dehydrogenase family protein — translated: MTVDVPESVQRFLSSASDSIVVGAERRGATGNGQITTEDPATGTTLTSIAAGGKLDVDEAVASAQSTFGEWRAMSAAARGHVLLDIATMLDAHAEELATLETLDNGKPFTESLYVDVALAAQVWRYYGGWTTKLTGQTVPVSPPVGEALVYTRREPLGVVGAIVPWNFPLLIASWKVAPALAAGNTVVLKPSEFTSLSALRMVELALEAGLPPGAMNLVTGYGPEAGQALIDHPSVAKISFTGSTDTGRRIVTASAPHLKKLTLELGGKSANIVFSDADLAAAAQGALTGIFMNQGQVCCAGSRLFVHRDVHDELVEELAAAAKTIQLGHGLADDTEMGPLISPKQLACVEGYVESGLRQGATLVCGGDRPNGELADGNFLNPTVFTEVRDDMTIAADEIFGPVLSVLSFDDENEAVRRANASAYGLAAGVWTNDVKRAHRIAARLDAGTVWINMYNMIDPAAPFGGFKASGYGRDLGEEALLGYTQTKSVWVNLD